DNA from Mycolicibacterium alvei:
GGTGAAACTCCACATCCTGACCCGAAAGTCCTTGGGAGGGCTGGAAACCGATCTGGATTCCCGGGTGCTCAAGCAGGACAGCACCGCGTTCGCCGGCCTGTATGCGGCGGGCGAGGCGGCCGGATTCGGCGGTGGTGGCGTGCACGGCTATCGATCCCTGGAAGGTACGTTCCTGGGCGGCTGCATCTTCTCCGGCCGCGCGGCCGGGCGGGGTGCGGCCGCCGATATCGCCTAGCCCGGCTGAGTCGCTCAGAATTCGGTGCCGGTCTCCTCGGTGAGCACCTGGAAGTCGGTCTTCGTCATCTCGGACAACCGTCCGTAGTAGATGCCCCGCGCGTTGGGCTCGATGATGCCCTGATGGATCGGCACCGCCCGCGTCGGTGCCACCGCGCGCAGGAAGTCCACGGCCTCAGAGATTTTCATCCACGGTGCGGCCGCCGGCGTGGCCAGCACATCGACCGGTTCGCCGGGGACGAACAGCGCATCCCCCGGATGCATGAGCCGGGCCGGATGTTCGTCGTCGCCCACCAGGTATGAAATATTGTCGATCACGGGGATTTCCGGATGGATCACGGCATGCCTGCCACCGGTCCCGCGCACATTCAGCGAGCCGACCCGGAACGCATCCCCGGGATGCACCGCCTGCCACGGCTCGCCCAGTTGGGCGGCGGTCTGCGGATCGGCATACAGCGCCGCCTGCGGGTTGGCCTCGATGAGCGCGGGCAGTCGGGTGACATCGGCGTGGTCAGGGTGCTGGTGCGTGATCAGGATGGCCGACAACCCGGTGATGCCTTCGAAACCGTGCGAGAAGGTGCCCGGGTCGAACAGCACAGTGGTGTCCGAAATGCCGGCCAGTAGGCACGAATGTCCGAAATGCGTGAGTTGCATACCTATATTGTGACGCTCGGTGGGGCTCTGGCGGGTGATCGTGGCAATGTCGACCGTGCTCTGCGGGCTGACCGCAGCGCCCCCTCCGGCGTGGTCGGAGCCCGGCGCCGCCTGCCCGCCGCTGTGTGACCGCATCCCGGGTTCGGCGTGGGCGGACACCTCGAGACTCCCGCTGGACCGCGAGTACGACTGGCCCGGGCTGGCCGGCCTGGCAGTGACCGCCGTGGCACCGCGCTTCCGCTTCGAGGAGCAATGTGGGTCGCCGCTCGTGCCGGGTGACCCGCGCGGCTACGCCGTCGCCGAACGGTCCGAGGTCTCCCATCCCGACGGACACTGGCAACTGCGCGTCCAGGTGATCCATTGGCGCGGGGAGACCTGGCAGGGGGGTCAGACCGCGCTCGCGGTGGTGCAGGGGG
Protein-coding regions in this window:
- a CDS encoding MBL fold metallo-hydrolase, encoding MQLTHFGHSCLLAGISDTTVLFDPGTFSHGFEGITGLSAILITHQHPDHADVTRLPALIEANPQAALYADPQTAAQLGEPWQAVHPGDAFRVGSLNVRGTGGRHAVIHPEIPVIDNISYLVGDDEHPARLMHPGDALFVPGEPVDVLATPAAAPWMKISEAVDFLRAVAPTRAVPIHQGIIEPNARGIYYGRLSEMTKTDFQVLTEETGTEF
- a CDS encoding ATPase, which translates into the protein MSTVLCGLTAAPPPAWSEPGAACPPLCDRIPGSAWADTSRLPLDREYDWPGLAGLAVTAVAPRFRFEEQCGSPLVPGDPRGYAVAERSEVSHPDGHWQLRVQVIHWRGETWQGGQTALAVVQGAGGALRTCPQVGTSITTDRPGQLVAAMNFGNTSVLHQYLLADPNNSTVVELAMWSSTPKQVPWSAPSDRQVLDALADPLCTAYIGSCR